The DNA region AAACTGAATAGAGTTATTCTCTCTCCAACTCCACGAGTACTCAAGAGTCGTTAGATCGATTTTATTATTCTCTTCTGACTCGGACATAGTTGTGGATTGAGTTATTCTCTCCTGACTCGAGCATAGTTGCATATCAAGTTATTATATCTCTAACTTCGCGAGTATTCAGAAGTCTTTGGATTGTGTTTACTATTCTCTCTCGATTCAGACATAATCACAGATCGAGTTGTTAACTCTTTGACTCCACAGGTACTCAGGATTCGTTAAATCAATCTTATTATTCTCTCTTGACTCAAACATTGTCGCGGATCAAGTTATTCTCTCCCGACTCAGACATTATCGTTGATTGAGCATTTCCTCTATCAGGGTTGAAGTCGCCACTTATTCCCCTAACTAGAACTCAGTCATGGATTAATACTTCTCCTAAAGCCTCGATAGACTTCTATTTATTGTCTTCACACCATGTCTGCTCACATGtattatattttcaaatataTGTTGTGGTCCTCCCTTTCAACTCAACCTATAGGTACTAAACCAcatgttgggacctttgtgcccgctagagggaggggtgaatagtggTTCATCGCGCGCTTGCAtcatttgcttcgtcttgatggtttgtagcggaatacaactcgaagacaaactatacaatgctaacaagtaggatttacttggtatccacctcaagaaaaggtgactaatccaaggatccacacaccgactcactcctccactatgaaatactccttctcggtcgcagccgaaggcggagaagcctcgtacaaactcaaacacacaaatacaactcacacaagaagagaaatacaaaaatacaagtgaaaacacactcttcttgcttacttgctgtgtgttgttgttgcctcttgaatcttggagatacactccaagaaccctcaagaactaGTAAGAAACTTGGAGGaaatcgctggtgaagatcgcagAAAACTTCAGGAAGAAATCGCAAAGAActacggagaaaacgctccgccaaggctttaaacagtgctcccaatcaatccaatccatccccaattgattgccacgtcagcaccgctccatcacaACCGTCCATCACTTGCATCctgcccaacggtcgaatcccaatcgatcgaccgatcgattgggaacatctgaatcaatcagtggatcaattcagaAGCTTTCTATGTTCTCGCGATCACGtgagaactcccctgcccaatcgatcggctgatcgatcggcagCTCCCAATAATCGAtcgctcaatcgattgggaaggcctttGTGCTCATGAATTatggtctcaatcgatcgaccaatcgattgggctattCCTTCCacacagcacactccaatcgatccactgatcgattagacCCTGGTTCAATCAGTCGCGATCAATTGACAagcctgaacttgactcaaactcaagtccaaaatctccaacctAACTCCacgtcaactgtgacctgttgggtctccatgcctagcatttggccacaccctaccaacctcgaactagccttctagcctcctccatcagccttgcgtccctcggatatctccctatcattcacgtcttgccttcaagagcttcctttggcctcatcctagttgtcgagttctccttgccaagtcacactaggacttaccttgccaataccacatgcttggacttacaccctttgccaagatcacacttggactttccaattgcctggctcctcaccaggattttctcctttgctaagatcacacttagactttccaattgcctggctcctcaccaggactttctcctgcctagctcctcactaggactttaccactacctaacttccagttaggacttccagacgcctaacctccagttaggacttacccagtcaagtctcctgtcatccctgacctacttgacttgtcttcttatcaacctggtcaaccctttgaccatctccataaccggacgattgctccagcaatctccttatattgtcaatctccttatattttcaaacatcaaaactcaaatcccgactcaagcttgactcaactcaagcttagtcaaactggtcaaacttgaccaaaggaaattgctccaacaatctcccattttttgatatttgacaataactctaagttaggctaaatctcatagccttaatctcttctttataccaaggctaaatttcatagccttaacttcttctttacaccaaggctaaatctcatagccttaacctcttttttatcacaaggctaaatctcatagtcttacctcttctttacaccaaggctaaatctcatagtcttaacctcttctttatcacaaggctaaatcccatagccttacctcttctttacaccaaggctaaatctcatagccttaacctcttctttactctaaagctaaatctcatagccttacctCCATGATAAAGCATGAATGaatgtttccttcattctctccctttcctaaagggcaaactccccctgcttgagatgaaggcctaacttaactttCAATTCTcctcctttgtcacacatcaaaaccagAAAACAAACTCtttgttgtttacaacctcatatgttgttaacaaccccacaatgaagatttcATAGTCTTCATTGtcgccaaagctcccccttgaactctacttcacttcacaaggctcatcctagagcatgcatcaacttcccaatgaaactccccattcattgtattcaatgctccccttgagcagtaatcttcttctcaatgctcatccaagagcatttttcactttaccaatgaaggtctgatccccttcattaacccaatgctcccccttgagcagtaatctactccacaatgctcatccgagagcatttatcatcctagcaatgaagataaccaatcttccattgctccccaatactcgaccctgagtattaattcatcatgaAGGGTTAACCCCCTTctaaggtctttgaaaagatttttatgttttcaaagagtaactccccttaaaaatatggtcaaacttctatcattgcatcaacaatgacttgaggttcctaaataattaggaaaaccaaaactcgaagttttgagattcaaaattcaataatgaaactaaacctcaacctaaacttcacctaagtcgacattaaccaaaccatactttgttttcatcatgaaaactccccctaagtgtatacaaatatattccaaagggttaggaatggttaatgacccttgaaaatccaaacttgaagttttaaggtttcaaaattcagaattgaaactaaaccttatcataaacttcactttgatttctcttaaccaatccatacttgttttcatcatgaaaaactccccctaaatgtatacaaatgtattccaaggggtttggagtggttaacgggactcgaagtgacttgaaatgctgaaatcaagcttttcaagataaaatcagacttcccaatcgattgaagttgggactcaatcgattgaaatcacttcaatcgatccattgatcgattccgcaagctactgctcgcagaaattccctctgaatcaaTCGACTTATCGATCTagattgggtcaatcgatcggctgatcgattcactactATTCTGTTCgtgggaattggcttcccaatcgatcggttgatctattgaacccaatccaatcgatcggttgatcgattgaacccaatccaatagattggctaatcgattgggtttctgatttctctgaaatctagtttcagcgaaattcagaaactccctaaaaattctacaaaaatctaaaaatcatgaaaactcatgtggtcattatttagggtatactttatcaaggaaaaatagttttctatgaaaatactttctattttcaaatattaacacaactttgaaaacttgtaaaaactttagtgttttcttcaagtttgtgtctaactattcaatgatgattactatcaaaagatagtcttcatcaaggttttcaaaaagtactttaaaatcattttcaaaaccaatatccaatcatgttctttggctcaatgcacatgacttgtacattagctttcccaatgattggaaatcaCATGACTATAtgctttgatgaacctaaaactcaacaagatgcactaaatcaacatcttgagttttgttcaccatcctaacatctcacttgtatctaacatgtattaaaacacattcaagtcaccttatagttcttgtgagatgtatatttggttttgccttaaactaagggatcatgcatacctATCTAGGCATTATAAGACTTATGATCATTCACCTAGAATATCATTTGGTATAATTCCACtaattgggatatttaccattcatgataaatacattttgtccttaattacaagaaaattgacataatgcatgatgatcaatggcatacatcaaaataagtaattttcaaaagaaaaaaatatgttatagctacatgatgtatgtatgacatgacatggtatttttgtgtttttcataataaaatgaatgtaacacatgatgtcatgacatataatatgcaatcaatcatgacattttagcataaataaaatatacctagataatctatctaagtatccttaaactttagctaaaaccttaaaattaagcctagattgcttatctcttgaaggaatgccaaaacccaacttggcattttttttttatcccttttctatttgtgccaattgaaattaagaattcaatcctcaaatatttgtttggcacatatcactctctttaaggatcaaatatttagattgagacttaattttgctcttaatcccttaagagcatactaatatctcaattaaacatttcttatcctttttccAAGTGTGTCAacttacctttgatgtgattcctcaaggtttgacacaacttactcttccaaaaagtaattaatttgattaaggtttaaattttcccttaactcctcaatagaataccaaatttccaacttggtatttctttttacatttgtgtcaatttaaatttaagttcaattcctcaagacttggcacattttactcctccAAATAGTAACACTTTAGATTAACACTTAGATTTCTCTTAAAtcactaagaagataccaaaatcctaacttggtatttcttatagtTTCCTTAGGTGTACcaattttttagattaatttcaattcctcaaattttggcatgtTTTACTCTTCTCAAAGAGTAACACTTAATCCTTCTCTTTTTCAAAGGttagtaaaaccttgaaaatgctttccaagtgccaacttcatcaaggttgggttgacTACCCTTCCGATTAGAGTTGACattctctaaactcatctagggtatagagaatatgctcttaggaacccaatacctattgatgttccttggatgctctaggtactcactaggaataacttccctagataccttcctaaggacttttcttggcttcttagaagccttggtcacttccactaggtcattTCTAGggctaacttcccttgtaacattctttgtgactttatttgacCTTTTTGGAGctttagtcacctttactaggtcaactctaggaatgacctcccttgtgaccttctttgtaactttattagacttcttggaagtcttagtcacattggtcttgccaaaagtacttttagggattccttccctagtatgtttgacttgacctctaaacctagggttagtctcatagctatatggaactctatgaaagaaagtcacatccttcttgactttaggtttgtatctcaaacctctatagccattggatggctcttgtctacctctccctagagtttgctcattttgacccttaagtatattttccattcttgctagagtcctctctaagttatcaagtcttgacctcaagacttgatttttcatCATTAAATCTATaggtttggatttttcttgacccctatgagcatttctatatttaggcatgtatctaaaatccttagagttattgcctaaattgttatctaccttcctaatcttaggtatgatagttctagcatgaggagaaatatatttatccttaaagtcatcatgcctcctattctcatgataattagcataaaaatgataaaagttatttctagcatgctttttatcatgtgtcaaaggaatatgttcattaaatgataccttggtttttaccttggaagttccccctagacttgtgcttcctcctttgaccttgACCGACTTCTTttcctttggacattgacttcgataatgttcattttgattacacaagaaacacacaatgtgttctttgctcttctttgttgtggggattgtctccttgggcttctccttacccttgggtactacttggctcttcttcttggccaaattggggcacttgctcttgtagtgtccatgctccctacactcaaagtaaatgatatgatttttgttatttacaattgaagtttctatacctttgcttgtagagatgatgcttgattctccatttgatgtagcttgaattgtggaggtagcatcatcatcttcttcttcttcttctcctcttgagggtgtgagtgcttccacctcttcaattcgtgaggatgtggatgcttccacctcttcctctcttgaagatgtggatgatctctcctcatcttccttctcctccttttctttttttcctcgAATGTTGCactcgtgtcaacattcgattggccCTTcttttcttggaccaatgagcccttctccttgggctcctccactccttAGAGTTGTGTAGGGGTCTCATGAtaagcaatgatctttttccaaagatcacttgcacttgtgtattcacctacactcacaatgatattagaaggtaataaatttagcaaaattttagttacctccttatcggcctccgcttgttctcgttgttcctcggtccaatgtcgaggtcggaggcgcttccccttcttatctattggagcttcaaatgggtcctccaagaccatccattggctccaatccatttggaaccaagtctccaatcgGTTCCTCTAAAAATTAAAGTCCTCTTTGTCGTAGAAGGTGGAATccagatgtcccatccgagaggtccttcactctccatcttcttcttcctctagcttcttgctctcttggcggttagtccgtagaagagcgacctcgctctgataccaattgttgggacctttgtgcccgctagaggggggtgaatagcggttcgtcgcgcgcttgcgtcgtttgcttcgtcttgatggtttgcaacggaatacaactcgaagacaaactatacaatgctaacaagtaggatttacttggtatccacctcaagaagaggtgactaatccaaggatccacacactaaCTCACTCCTCTACTATGAAATACTCTTTCTCGGTCGCAgacgaaggcggagaagtctcgtacaaacccaaacacacaaatacaactcacacaagaagagaaatacaaaaatacaagtgaaaacacactcttcttgcttacttgctgTGTGTTGTTGTTACttcttgaatcttggagatgcactccaagaaccttcaagaactggcaagaaACTCAGAGGaaatcgctggtgaagatcgcagAAAACTACAGGAAGAAATTGTAAAGATCTacagagaaaacgctccgccaaggctttaaacagtgctcccaatcgatccaatccatcctcaatcgattgccacgtcagcaccgctccatcgcagccgtccatcacctgcatcctgcccaacggtcgaatcccaatcgatcgaccgatcgattgggaacatctgaatcgatcggtggatcgattcagaagctttctgtgttctcaCGATCAcgcgagaactcccctgcccaatcgatcgactgatcgatcggcagctcccaatcgatcgcccaatcgattgggaaggcctctgtgctcgcgaattatggtctcaatcgattgggtcatttcttccttcacagcacactccaatcgatccactgatcgattaaaccctagttcaatcgatcgcccgatcaattgaccagcctgaacttgactcaaactcaagtccaaaatctccaacccaactcctggtcaaccgtgacctgttgagtctccatgcctagcatttggccacactcgaccaacctcgaactagccttctagcctcctccatcagccttgcgtccctcggatatctccccatccttcacgccttgccttcaagagcttccttcggcctcatcctagttgtcgagttttccttgccaagtcacactaggacttaccttgccaagaccacatgcttggacttacaccctttgccaagatcacacttggactttccaattgtctggctcctcaccaggactttctcctttgccaagatcacacttggactttccaattgccttcTCACCATGACTTTCTTCTGTCTAGCTCCTCACTATGACTTTACCACTACCTAActttcagttaggacttccagacgcctaacctccagttaggacttacccagtcaagtctcctatcatccctgacctacttgacttgtcttcttatcaacctggtcaaccctttgaccatctccataactggACGATtgttccagcaatctccttatattgtcaaacatcaaaactcaaatcccgactcaagcttgactcaattcaagcttagtcaaactggtcaaacttgaccaaagaaAATTACCCCAACACCACAGACTCGAACAGTTGTTGAACAGAATACTTATTCAGTCAGCTTACACCCTCCTTTGACTAAACTTAAAgaggatgcttatgatatggaaGTAATTAAGGGTCCATCTGACAAGCCCTTGATTGGGTCAATATAGATATGGCAAGGTCAAGTTTCGGTCAAAACATGGACCATGTAGTATGCTCCAGGACTCGGTCAACATAGCCTCCATGTGACGTATCTATAATTTTCGATTGGTCGAGCTGAGCTGATTCAACCAAGTTCCCGATCTCCCAAAGTTGCTGACTCTTTGATTTCCCGGCATTTAGCTGTTACTAGCATTAAAAGATACATCAGTTATAAACAACTTTTAATGAGGTTTGAATAGGGTTTAAGACAACATTAATAGTCTTCTCTCCCTACATAATGTGACGGTAGGAGGAGGGGGTCTAGAGGGGGTCCATGTTAACTTAGGAATCACAGAAATTTCATCGGCTCTCTCGATGAACCTTTGATGTTTATTACTATATGTAGAAAATTACTCTACCGTATCATCGTGGTGATGACATTTTCAAATCGGATCAATATACATTAAACATAATTCCACATTGATACAGACATGCCCAATTTAGAGACGGGGAACCTCTACAATTAAATCACATCAGCTTGTTTGCCTCCACGAACGAAGGGAGAAACAACACTTGTTAATTCTGAGCAAAAGAGTAGTCTGTTTATAATGGTAAACTTAAATATACCACCAAAAATGGACATCAGTACAATCCTGAAACTTacttctttgttttttttgtttatttgtttttaaaaaatagatgaacagtgttaatttttttttcctataaGTTTGAGAGGAAACCATAATCttgagagaggaaaaaaaaactttctttcATCGTATTCTCGTGATCTATCGTTCccaaattgtttttttttcaattaaaagaaaaacaatagatGAATTTGTAGATTTCTAAATTCTGATACGATCTCCTTCAGCATGTCCCTGTTCTCCATGGTTTCCCCTCTTACGCTTCTGTTTCACCTCTTCTCGACGGCCATGGCCGCCGACACTCATCTCGGCCGCAAGGACCACGCCATTCGGCAGGCCTGCACCGCCACCCGCTTCCCGGACCTCTGCGTGTCTGCCTTGTCCCCCGCGGCGCCTTCCATCTCACCAAATCCTAAGGCCTCCGAGCTTCTCCTCGCCTCCATCTCCCAAGCGGCGGCCGGCGTTAAGTCCGCCCGAACCACAGCACAGGCCATCCTCGACACCTCAACTAACGTCAACCGCTCCACCGCCGCCCGAAATTGCCTCGAGATCCTCCGCCTATCCGGCTACCGCCTACAAGCGGCCTCGGATTTGTACGCCGCCGGGAAAATCGCCGACATGCACGCCTACACCGCCGCAGCGCAGATCTACCAGTACGGGTGCATGTCCGGCCTCAACAAGGTCAACGACACCAGACAGGTGGTCGAAGCGGCGGCCTTCCTCGCCGGCGTCGTCAATACGACGAGTTACGCCGCCGCCATGGTGGCCGCGCTTCGGCGTTACGGCAGTGACATGTCGCGATGGGGCCCGCCGCAGACCGAGCGCGACGGGTACTGGCCGGAGGCCGCCGAGGGGAGCGCAGGAGTGCGGAAGAAGTTCCCGCCCCGGTCTGCGCCTGCCAACGCTACGGTGTGTAAGGGAGGCGGCTGCGGCGGGTATGCAACGGTTCAAGCGGCGGTGGACGCGGCCCCGGAGAAGTCGTCGGCGCCGTTCGTGATTCATATAAAGGAAGGGGTGTACAAGGAGACGGTGAGGGTACCGTTGGAGAAGACGAACTTGGTGTTCGTCGGCGACGGGATGGGCAAAACGGTCATCACAGGCAATCTCAGCGCCGACATGGTCGGCCTCTCCACTTACAACACCGCCACCGTCGGTGAGTTCGGATCTCATTAAATGTGGCAATTATTTTACGGAGAGTCGGTGCTCCTGTCtcttctaattttaaaatatttttatcagttttaaaaataaaatcgttattttatttttttttatcaaaattattattatttatttcagtATGTCCTTTtcctcaaaaagaaaaaaaaaataccggCAATCGTGTTCGCACATGGACAGGTGTCAACGGCGACGGTTTCATGGCGCGGGACATGACGATGGCGAACATCGCCGGTCCTGAGGCCCACCAGGCGGTGGCTTTCCGCTCCGACAGCGACCGCTGCGTTCTGGAGTCGGTGGAGTTCATCGGACACCAGGACACGCTGTACGCGCTATCTCTCCGCCAGTTCTACAACGCCTGCCGCATCGCCGGCACCGTCGACTTCATCTTCGGCAACTCCGCCGCCGTGTTCCGAAACTGCGAGATCCTGGTGCTCCCGCGGCAGCTCCATCCTGAGCAGGGGGACGTCAATACCGTGACCGCTCACGGCCGAACCGACCCGGCCCATCCGACGGGGTTCGTTCTGGAGCGGTGCACGGTCGACGGCAGCAAGGAGTACCTAGCGCTGTACCGGTCCAATGCGGCGGCGCACAGGACGTACCTGGGGAGGCCGTGGAAGGAGTACTCGAGGACGGTGCTGATCCAGTGCGCCTTGTCGGAGATCGTGCGGCCCGAGGGGTGGCTGCCGTGGAACGGCGATTTGGGGCTGCAGACTCTGTTCTACGGGGAGATCCAGAGCACGGGGCCCGGGGCGAATGCGACGGCGAGGGTAACATGGAGCAAACACATTTCCAAGAAGCATATGGGGATTTACACGGTAGAAAACTTCTTGCAGGCCGATCAGTGGTGATGGAGTAGGAATTCCTCTTTTTATCCAATACTTAACTGATTGCAAGAAAGAAATTCTTATGAGGAATTATTAATCTATTGAAATAGAAAGAATTAATATAGGTTTTCCACATCTCCCATGTAACAAGAAATGTTTACCTATCGACTTCTCTATGAGATCGAACAAGGAAACATGGCGTATGAAATTACAATCAAATTCAACACCTTTGCatttatatatatctatatcCAGCAAAGGAGATCTAGCGACGACGTAAAGGACGacgatggatggatggatggacgGACGCCGATTACAAGCTCGGTTTCGTTGCTTTAGGATCTGCATCAGTAGTCTGTCCCCAACTAACCAGCATGCTTCGCCAGTTGCAGAAATTCTCCGTGCAGATATGCAATCTGGGATCGGTAATGTTCCTCCTCCAGTGCCCGTCCGGGTACTCTCCCTTCTCCGCCTGCCGCCGGTTGTACTCCAAGAACGCCTTGTTCCTCGTCTGCAACAGGCAAAACTTCTGGAGCTCCTCGGGCAACGCGTCGTGCACCCTCCACCACGTGGCGTGCGCCGCGTCGCTGGCGAAGCCCCAGAACATCTGGTTGTCCCAGTTGCAGTCGTAGTCCCTGAAGCAGAGCCACGGCTTCAAACCCAGGTAGTGCAGCGCGTGGACCGCCGGCGGGTCTGCGGCGAATAGCCTCTCCCTTCTCGCCTTCCTCTGCTCCGTGTCGCCCTCCCAGAAGTGCTTCAGGAAGTTGGTGTGCCTCGGCACCCGATGCCACCACGTGAAGACCTCGTTCAGGTACCCCTGGTCGCCGCCGTTGTACGACGTGATCTCCTCTATGTTGTCCATAAGCCACTGGAATGTGCACTCCGACGGCTCTACCACCATCACGCCGGAGTTGAACATGGTGCCGTCGTTCCCGATCGCGCTCACCTCCGGCAGCGCGAAGAGGAAGTCGATGTTTCGAAGGATGAGGATGTCGGCGTCGAGGAAGACCACCTTCTCGTACTCGGTCAGCTGCCACAGCCGGAACTTGCTGTAGTTCCACTCGTTGTACGCGTCGCGCTTCGCCTTGGGGTTGCGGATCCTCTTAATGGTTCTGACCTTCCACCCTGCGGATTCCAGCCCGGCCCGGTCGCTCCCGCCTATGGCCTCGTCCACCAGGATGACGAGGTCTCTTGCGGATCCCGACGAGCGGATGCTTTTGGCCAGCGCGATAGCTCCGCAAGCGTACTGGTCCGCGGAGTGGAGGATGGTGGCGTACGCCTCCCTTCCTCGTCCCACCTCGGTGTACGCCCGCGTTTTTGACTCGAATGGAATCGACAGCTTGCACGACCCGATCGGAAGCCGAAGCTTCTCCTCCAGCGCTGCAGGTTCAGGCTCGTACAGCCAGAGATTTCCCTCGCGTCTGTTGAGATTCTTGCAAGGGAAGAGATTGGGAATCGGAAGGCACTCTGTGAGAATAAGTACACTGACCGGAGACTTCCCGGCGGCCAGCTTCGCCGCTGAGAGTTGCAGGTGTAGCCTCGCCACGTCCCTGGACCAGCTCTGGGACCGGTCGCAGGGCAGCTTGACGGCCACGAGATCGAACCTCGACCCCTCCTTCGCTTGGGGCTCTGGGAGAGATGGACAAGAAGGcactttattttcctcttcctcgTCGATCCATACCGGATACAGCAGATCCCAGGTGATGCTCGTGTCCGCGTAGTCCAGGTGCAGCAACGAGACCTCTGTTTCAGGCTGTGTCTGCTGCCAAGATCTAGCCTCTGTCACGTTGAAATTGAGCAATCCAACTTTGAGACTTCCATCTCTTGGTTCTAAATCTTCCAGTATGGTTGACAAACGATTCCATCCGATATCTAAGTGCGATATGTACCGAGGGTCGGATGCTGTTGCTTGCCACATCTCTCCCGCATTCACAAACCGCGATCTATCATCCAAAGTTCATCGCCATTTAGAATTTGAtccgtgcaaaaaaaaaaaaaaaaaaaaacttttagaaagaatgcAAAAGTTGAACCTGGAACCGGCGCGCGGCGGCGGTTGTACTTTACGGATCACGGGGGAGAAAGCCACAGTCAAAACCGTGCAACAAGTGAGGATGATCATTGCAGTTTTCAAAATCTCGAATTTGCAGACTGAATACCTCTCGGGACTTAGTATCTTGCACTTGTCTACTATCTTGACATCTTTCGACTTGGTCAGCTTTCTTCTGTCGGTGTCATCACTGTTGATACAAGCAGATATCAGAAATCAAACTAATGAATTAAAGAATCCCTGCCAAATCGACTTGGGACATTAAAGTATGG from Zingiber officinale cultivar Zhangliang chromosome 4B, Zo_v1.1, whole genome shotgun sequence includes:
- the LOC121974646 gene encoding probable pectinesterase/pectinesterase inhibitor 51, with product MSLFSMVSPLTLLFHLFSTAMAADTHLGRKDHAIRQACTATRFPDLCVSALSPAAPSISPNPKASELLLASISQAAAGVKSARTTAQAILDTSTNVNRSTAARNCLEILRLSGYRLQAASDLYAAGKIADMHAYTAAAQIYQYGCMSGLNKVNDTRQVVEAAAFLAGVVNTTSYAAAMVAALRRYGSDMSRWGPPQTERDGYWPEAAEGSAGVRKKFPPRSAPANATVCKGGGCGGYATVQAAVDAAPEKSSAPFVIHIKEGVYKETVRVPLEKTNLVFVGDGMGKTVITGNLSADMVGLSTYNTATVGVNGDGFMARDMTMANIAGPEAHQAVAFRSDSDRCVLESVEFIGHQDTLYALSLRQFYNACRIAGTVDFIFGNSAAVFRNCEILVLPRQLHPEQGDVNTVTAHGRTDPAHPTGFVLERCTVDGSKEYLALYRSNAAAHRTYLGRPWKEYSRTVLIQCALSEIVRPEGWLPWNGDLGLQTLFYGEIQSTGPGANATARVTWSKHISKKHMGIYTVENFLQADQW
- the LOC121974645 gene encoding UDP-glucuronate:xylan alpha-glucuronosyltransferase 1-like is translated as MMKGLLAVPSTTEARQRSTAMDDDTDRRKLTKSKDVKIVDKCKILSPERYSVCKFEILKTAMIILTCCTVLTVAFSPVIRKVQPPPRAGSRSRFVNAGEMWQATASDPRYISHLDIGWNRLSTILEDLEPRDGSLKVGLLNFNVTEARSWQQTQPETEVSLLHLDYADTSITWDLLYPVWIDEEEENKVPSCPSLPEPQAKEGSRFDLVAVKLPCDRSQSWSRDVARLHLQLSAAKLAAGKSPVSVLILTECLPIPNLFPCKNLNRREGNLWLYEPEPAALEEKLRLPIGSCKLSIPFESKTRAYTEVGRGREAYATILHSADQYACGAIALAKSIRSSGSARDLVILVDEAIGGSDRAGLESAGWKVRTIKRIRNPKAKRDAYNEWNYSKFRLWQLTEYEKVVFLDADILILRNIDFLFALPEVSAIGNDGTMFNSGVMVVEPSECTFQWLMDNIEEITSYNGGDQGYLNEVFTWWHRVPRHTNFLKHFWEGDTEQRKARRERLFAADPPAVHALHYLGLKPWLCFRDYDCNWDNQMFWGFASDAAHATWWRVHDALPEELQKFCLLQTRNKAFLEYNRRQAEKGEYPDGHWRRNITDPRLHICTENFCNWRSMLVSWGQTTDADPKATKPSL